One Aerococcus urinaeequi DNA segment encodes these proteins:
- a CDS encoding DNA/RNA non-specific endonuclease, protein MKKKNINWLRLLAYLALLIIFILLSPFILVVAPILALFFYKIKPNNQWLRNSLIASAAALIGTIVIFSIDTGETEADQTDLQPQEQVITSDQDADENSADDSESAAEEAAAKSAKDASQKSSKESYDKKLAAESSARQASSMKRAESESKEKAAAESKVKAESEIASQASAEFTKVRTVPAGQTYIEINNNIPYFTDADITSTEAYESYGELDSLGRVTAANAVLGVELMPTTERGDISDIKPTGWQQAKYANVSGGWLYNRSHLIGHQLTGEDANARNLMTGTRWFNVEGMLPFENFVANYIEQTENHVRYRVTPAFEGDNLLASGVYMEGLSIEDNGATIQFNIYVPNIQPDVEINYADGSSVGPEGPTQDESLPNLNQSSTVSETAPAAESAPATTAPASGGDVSSVDANGNGQVTIKEAKAAGFSMPIYSDHWLYPYMDDRDGDGMVGE, encoded by the coding sequence AATCAATGGTTGAGAAACAGCTTGATTGCCTCAGCAGCTGCATTAATCGGTACGATTGTCATCTTTTCAATAGACACAGGTGAAACCGAAGCCGATCAAACCGACCTTCAACCACAAGAACAAGTCATAACCTCAGATCAAGATGCTGATGAGAATTCCGCTGATGATTCTGAATCAGCGGCCGAAGAAGCGGCTGCTAAGTCCGCTAAAGATGCGTCACAAAAATCCTCCAAGGAATCTTATGACAAAAAATTAGCCGCTGAATCAAGTGCACGCCAAGCCTCTTCTATGAAACGTGCTGAATCAGAGTCTAAAGAAAAAGCAGCAGCTGAATCTAAAGTAAAAGCCGAAAGTGAAATTGCCAGCCAAGCAAGCGCTGAATTCACAAAAGTACGTACAGTACCTGCTGGGCAAACTTATATAGAAATTAACAATAATATCCCTTACTTTACAGATGCGGATATTACATCGACTGAAGCCTACGAATCATATGGTGAACTGGATAGTTTAGGTCGGGTAACCGCCGCAAACGCTGTCCTCGGAGTCGAACTGATGCCTACTACAGAACGTGGTGATATTTCAGATATCAAACCCACTGGCTGGCAACAAGCTAAGTATGCCAACGTTTCTGGTGGTTGGTTGTATAACCGATCTCATTTGATTGGCCACCAACTAACTGGTGAAGATGCCAATGCCCGCAACTTGATGACTGGGACTAGATGGTTTAATGTTGAAGGGATGTTGCCATTTGAAAACTTTGTGGCTAACTATATTGAACAAACAGAAAACCATGTCCGCTACCGTGTTACACCAGCATTCGAAGGTGATAACCTACTTGCATCCGGTGTTTACATGGAAGGTCTCTCTATTGAAGATAACGGAGCGACTATCCAATTCAATATCTATGTACCAAACATCCAACCAGACGTCGAAATCAACTATGCAGACGGCTCATCAGTAGGTCCTGAAGGCCCAACACAAGATGAATCATTACCAAACTTGAACCAATCTTCAACCGTTTCTGAAACTGCCCCTGCAGCCGAAAGTGCACCCGCTACTACAGCGCCCGCTTCCGGCGGTGATGTCAGTTCGGTTGATGCCAATGGCAACGGTCAGGTAACCATTAAAGAAGCCAAAGCAGCAGGCTTCTCAATGCCTATTTATTCAGACCATTGGTTGTATCCATATATGGACGACCGTGACGGCGATGGTATGGTTGGTGAGTAA